From one Neovison vison isolate M4711 chromosome 1, ASM_NN_V1, whole genome shotgun sequence genomic stretch:
- the RACK1 gene encoding receptor of activated protein C kinase 1: MTEQMTLRGTLKGHNGWVTQIATTPQFPDMILSASRDKTIIMWKLTRDETNYGIPQRALRGHSHFVSDVVISSDGQFALSGSWDGTLRLWDLTTGTTTRRFVGHTKDVLSVAFSSDNRQIVSGSRDKTIKLWNTLGVCKYTVQDESHSEWVSCVRFSPNSSNPIIVSCGWDKLVKVWNLANCKLKTNHIGHTGYLNTVTVSPDGSLCASGGKDGQAMLWDLNEGKHLYTLDGGDIINALCFSPNRYWLCAATGPSIKIWDLEGKIIVDELKQEVISTSSKAEPPQCTSLAWSADGQTLFAGYTDNLVRVWQVTIGTR; this comes from the exons ATGACTGAGCAGATGACACTTCGTGGCACCCTCAAGGGCCACAACGGCTGGGTGACTCAGATCGCCACGACTCCCCAGTTCCCGGACATGATACTGTCTGCCTCTCGAG ATAAGACCATCATCATGTGGAAGCTGACAAGGGATGAGACTAACTATGGCATCCCTCAGCGTGCTCTTCGGGGTCATTCCCACTTTGTCAGTGATGTGGTCATCTCCTCAGATGGCCAGTTTGCCCTCTCCggctcctgggatggaacccttcGTCTCTGGGATCTCACAAC GGGTACCACCACACGCAGATTTGTAGGACATACCAAGGATGTGCTGAGTGTGGCCTTCTCCTCTGACAACCGGCAGATTGTTTCTGGCTCCCGAGATAAAACTATCAAGCTGTGGAATACTCTGGGTGTATGCAAATATACTGTCCAG GATGAAAGCCATTCGGAGTGGGTATCTTGTGTCCGATTCTCACCCAATAGCAGCAATCCCATTATTGTCTCCTGTGGCTGGGACAAGCTGGTCAAG GTATGGAACTTGGCAAACTGCAAGCTGAAAACCAATCACATCGGCCACACAGGCTACCTGAACACTGTAACTGTCTCTCCAGATGGATCCCTCTGCGCTTCTGGAGGAAAG gatGGCCAGGCCATGCTGTGGGATCTCAATGAAGGCAAACACCTCTATACACTCGATGGTGGGGACATCATCAATGCTCTATGCTTCAGTCCTAACCGATACTGGCTCTGTGCTGCCACGGGCCCCAGCATCAAGATCTGG gacTTGGAAGGCAAGATCATTGTAGATGAATTAAAGCAAGAAGTTATCAGTACGAGCAGCAAGGCAGAGCCACCTCAGTGTACCTCTCTGGCCTGGTCTGCTGATGGCCAG ACTCTGTTTGCTGGCTACACAGACAACCTGGTACGTGTGTGGCAGGTGACCATCGGCACCCGTTAG